The DNA segment GTCGTGATCCCAGTCGCTCATACCCGCCGCAGACTCCTGTATCGCCTCCAGCATGGGATCGCGGTCGGCGGGAATCACCCGGTCAATCAGCTCATCGGCAGTAATCTCGCGGTCTGCCGTCGGCAGGCCGAACAGCTCGGCCAGCTGCGATGTGGCAAAGGGCACACTGAAGCTGCCGTCCGGGTGCTGCTGAAAGCGGTAGATCCCCCCGGGCACCTGGTTCGAGAAGGTAACCAGTTCGCGCAGGGTGTTGTCGTCGCTCTCATCCTGCGGGACACGGGTTGCCAGCAGTCCGACCTCGCGGATAAAGATCCCGGCCATGCTGTGACTGGAGAAATGCTGTCCCGGGGGCATAACCAGGGTAAAATGTCCCACATAGCGCTCGCCGGAGCGTATCAGGGCGATCAGCTTCTGCCCGGTAAGGGTTTTCTCCTCGAGACGCTGCAGCAGCGGACGGTAGGGATGTCGGGACGAGAGGTGTCCGGCCAGGGACGCCACCTCGATTATCTCGTGGTCGCCGAACAGACGCAGCAGCCGCTCCAGCTGAACCTGATTTCGCAGCATCGGGGTGCCGATCAGGGTAGCCAGTCCCTCCTGCAGATCGGGATCGGCAGCGACCGCAACCGTGGTGCTGGGGTACTCGCTGTCGCAGTGCAGATGAAAGGCTGCTGCCTGGGCGCCGGTCAGGCGCCGAAAGCGCTCGGCGATCTCGGGGTAATCGAGCTCCGAGGTGCGGGTCTGGAAATAGTCTTCCATCAGCTCGGCAGCGGTATGCTGATGGGAGATGTCCTCCAGAAACAGGGCGAAGCGGTCTGTATCGAGGACGCGTATCGAGATGCGCACCCAGCGACCGAGTTCCGGCAGCAGTCGCTCAAAATCCCGGTCGCATTCGCTGCTCAGCTTCGGCTCCTGCCAGCCCGGCAGCTGGCTCAGCTCGGTACACAGCCCGGGCAGCAGCTGGCGGGCAGGTGTCTTCAGGATCGTACTGGTGGTGCTGCCGGTCAGTCGGCAGAATGACTGGTTGACTTCATCAAAGTAGATCTCGGGCATGCCGCTGCCAACCGGGCGCACCGTACGGCAGCGGGCAATCGCATTGGGGGAGATATGGAACAGTGGTTCGCTGTGGCTCGTCATTTTACCTCGCAACTGTAAGTGTACCTACAGCGGCGGCAAAAGAAAAGCCCGCAGCTATCAGTCGGTGGCCTCGAACTGCAGGGAGTAGCGTTCCAGTACCGAGCGCAGTCGGCCGACGACGTCCTCGTTTTCGGCAGCAATCTTCTGCATATACTCCACCGACGAGGCAATCTCGGTGTTATCCTGGGCCTGTCGGTTAGTGGCGGTCTGGATCTCGCTGAAGGCCTGGATCAGCTCGGTTACCGACTGTTTCATGGCCTCGCTGCGCTGGCGCTGGGTACCGACCACCTCGCTGATGGTCTGTGTTGACTCCACCAGTGAGGTTATGCTCTGCAGAATCTCGGTGGTGCCGGCATTCTGTTCCTTCGTAGCCAGTGAAATTTCGGCAACCAGGGAGTTTGTCTGTTCGATGTCCTGTGAAATCCGGTCCAGCGAAACACCGGCATTCTCGGACAAGGCTACCCCGTTCTCGATGCGCTCCAGCATGCTCTTGATCTGCGAGGTTATCCCCTTGGCGCTCTTCGAGCTGTTCTCGGCCAGGTTGCGGACCTCCTCGGCAACCACCGCGAACCCGCGCCCGGCATCCCCGGCATGGGCGGCCTCGATGGCGGCATTCATGGCCAGCATGTTGGTCTGGGCGGCAATCTTGGAGATAACCGTGACGATCTCGTTAATCTGCTGTGAGCTTCCCTCGATCTCGCGAATTGCCTCGATGGCGCGCTTGACGGCGTCACTGCCTTCGTGGGCGACCCTGGTCAGTTCCTCGCTGACGGTGTTGGTCTTCTGGGCAGCCTGGGTTACCGAGTCGATCGAGGCGGCCATCTCGTTGACCGAGCTTGAGGTCTGCTCGACAAAGCTGGCCTGGGTGGTGACCTGGTTCGAGATGGTCTCCAGTGACGACAGGATCCCGCGGATATCATCCCCGGTCGACTGTACCGATTTCATCTGCTCATCGGCGTTGCTGGAGACCTGCTCGACCGCTGCCACCATGCGACTGGTGGCGTCACCGGTCTTGTGGATAACCCCCTGCAGGGTGCTGGAGGAATCAGCCGCCTGGCGACTGGCCGATACAATGGTCTCCAGCAGCTCGCGCACCTGCCCCATAAACTCATTCAGATAACTGACGATGTCACCGACCTCGTCAAACTCGATGATCTCGATCTTGCGGGACAGCTCGGCATCGCCCTGTACCAGCTGCTGAAGTTTTCGGCGGATCAGCAGCAGCTGTCCCAGCATAGCCCGGGAGGCAAGGTAGTGAATCCCGCCGGCCAGCAGCGACAGCAGCAGGATGTAGCCCACCAGAATAAGGGTGAACCGGTCGGCCTGGGGGCGGTACTCGATGATGTTGAAATCACCTCGTGCTACCTCGAAGCCGGGAATCCGTGACAGGCTCTGGTAGTACATATCCTCGGCCTGTTGCAGGCTGATCTCGCCGGTTGCGGTCCGGGTCATCAGGTTCCGGAACCGGTGTTCGATACTGTAGATCTGCAGAAAACCGAAGGCCATGGTCATGACCAGAAAGGCCGCAATAATCCGCATCTGCTGCACCGACCTGGTGGTGATGCTCATGCCGCGTACATCGCGTCTGGTGTCGATGGAGTAGATTCGCAGCAGGGCGCGCGGCCGGGCAATCAGCATCAATATTATGCTGTGCTGCAGCATCGCTGCGAGTGCAGCAATAGAGAGAACGAACAGCAGCTGCAGCACCCCATGTACATTCAGCACCGAGGTAAGGTCAAAGATGACCCCGACAATCCAGGCCAGGAAATACCCGGCGAGGTTGGCAAAAAAGACATTTCTCCACAGTGAGGCCACCGAACGCCGTGCCGCAAAGTAGGCCGATTCATCGAGATCTTTGCCGGCGGTCAGGGCTGCTACCGCGGCATGCAGCGGCTGCAGGGTTCTGGTTACGATGAACGCCAGCACCGCGATCACCGGCACCGCCACCGCCATCAGGGTTACCAGCATGTTCAGGAACACCGCGGAAAAATTGGGCAGATCCATCATGGCAAAGGGCGGGTACAGCAGCAGGGTGTTCTGAAATACCAGCGTGGCCAGCACCACCAGGATAACGGTCAGTGCGACCCGGAAGCGAAAGTCCTTGTACAGGTTCAGATGTTTTTTTGCCATAGTTCCTTCAAGATAGAGTGAAATCACCGGATATGCAATCAGATAGTGGTGTCTTCCGATGCATCTTCTTCCGGTACGTGAATCCGCTCGGCGGCAGATTTTACCGCGGAGCTGTAGGAGAACTTCGGCACCATGGTCGGTGGTTTGGCCGGGATCAGCAGATCCTCGCCGGTAGCCGGGTTGCGCCCCATGTAGGGTTTGCGGGCAGCCTGCTGCTGCAGAAAAGCCCGGCCCAGGCTGCCTACCGGTACCCGTTCACCCATCAGCATGCCGGCGCGGACCATAGCGACGTAGTCGTTGATGATCTCACGGGTCTGAGCCTGGGTGAGCCCGCGCCGCTTGGCGATAAACTGCACCATGTTCTGGGTGGTGAAGTGGTCCAGCTCGCTGCTCACCTGGGTCAGGGCCCGGTTCAGTTTGGCAAAGCCGTTGGTCAGAAACAGTACGGCCTCCCGCAGGCGGCGGTTCTGCTCGCTGGCGGCCAGGTCGGGTGGAAAGCTGGCAATATGCAGGATCTCCGAACTGCGACTGATCGGGGCGCCGGAGAAAACCGCCACCTGGTCCACCGTAAGGTTCCCGTCGATTTCGACCCCGGCAGCGGTAGTCAGGCCGGGTACGTCATGGCGGAGCTTTATGCTGGCATACTCGAAGCCGCGACCCCCGTCGGCATCCGGGGTCTCCAGGCTGATCAGGGAGCCTGACCAGGTGAGCAGCAGCACGGCACGTGGGTCGTTGGCCGCTACCTCCGGCAGTTCGATCATGTCCAGCGACGCGATCTGGGCAGAAAACAGCTGACGTTTCTCGATCCAGTTGCGGGTCAGCAGCTGGAGTGAGTCCTCTCCCGGCGGCAGGCCGGAACTCTCGGTAATGCCGCGCAGATGTTTCTGAATCCGTGGCGGCAGATCGGTGAATTGTTCCATACTATCAGTATACTACAGGAAGGCCGGTACTGCAGACGAAGTTTGTATAACGCGGTAATATGCGACCAGGAGTTATCAATGCAGAAACAGCATGCAATCCCGATTACCCTTTTCTTTCTGGCCGGGGCAATGTTTGCCGGGGTAAGCGGTAACGAAAGCTTCAACCTGCTGCCGAAACACTTCGCCCTGCAGGGGATCCATCCGGCGGTGACCGGCTTTATCATGAGTTTTACCGGTATCGGCGGTATCGTGGTGCTGCCGTTTCTGGCCTTCTTTGTGGACCATTTCCGGGCGAAGGACATCCTGACCGTGGCGGTACTGCTGAATATCCTGGTGCCGCTGATCTATTTCCTGCCGGTCCCGGCCGCCGAACTGTATGCCGTGCCGCGCGCTCTGCAGGGCAGCCTGTTCGGTATTATGATGGTGGGGTTCAATGCTGCTTTGGGCCACTCCCTGCCGCCGGGGAACCGCTCACGGGGGTTCGCCCTGTTCGGGCTGATGGGGCAGGCGGGCGGACTCACGGCGATTGCGGTCGGTGAACTGATATTCGATGCCGGCGGGTTGTCGCGGCTGTACCTGTTCTCATTCCTTCTGTTCAGCTGCTCACTGCTGCTGGTACGCCTGTTCCCCGAGGAGAAGCACCAGCAGCACGCAACCGACCCGCGACTGCGGGATTTCGTAGAGGTGCTGGGGCGACGCTCGATGCTGCCGCCGCTGTTCTGGATATTTATCCTTGGCAGCGGGTTCGGTACCATGCTGGCATTTCTGCCCGACCTGGTGCTGGAACGCAACCTGGCAATGGTGCGGCCCTTTTACATCGCCTACCCGATAACGGTTGCGGCAATACGGATCTCCCTCAGTCAGTACTTCGACCGGTTTCCCCTCTACCGGGTGCTGCTGCTGCCGGTAGCCATGATTCCGCTGAGTATGCTGGCGGTAAATGCCGCGCAGAGTATCGTGCTGCTGGCGGTTGCCGGGATATGCTACGGTATTGCGCACGGGGTTATGTTCCCGACCCTGATGGGGCACCTGATGGATCGCTCTCCGGTGCATTTTCGCGGCCGCATGTCGCTGGTATTTAACCTGATGTTCAGCTTCGGACTGTTTGTCGCCGGGAATATCGGCCGCCTGTTTATCGACGAATCGGTGCAGGGTGCATTTACCGGTATGGCAGTCATCAGTTCGCTCGGTCTGCTGCTGCTGCTGGGCGTGTGGCTCCGTGCTGCTTGCACAGAAACCGGTGACAGGGTATGAATAGCCCGTGAATATACGAATGATCGCACTGGACCTGGATGATACCCTGCTCGACCACGATCAGCTGATATCGGTAGAGAACCACGATGCCCTGGTGGCAGCCGAGCAGCGGGGGATCCGGATTGTACTGGCCTCCGGGCGCAGCCCCTTCGGGATGCAGCCCTACCTTGCGCAGCTTGAGCTGCATCAGCGCGAGGGCTATGCCGTGTCGTTTAACGGGGCTATCGTGATGCGCAGCGACACCGGGCAGCAGCTGCTGTACGAGGGGCTGCCTCCCGATGTTGCCCACGATGTCATGGACTGGGCCCAGCAGCGCGGCGCGATCATCCAGACATACCATAACGATACCATCTACATCACCGGAGAGAATGCCCACACCCATATCGATTCCAGCCTGACCGGGATGAAGCAGGTGGTTGCCGAACCCGGCAAACTGCTGGATCTGCAGCCGATAAAGTATGTGTTTCCGGGTGAGCCAGAGCTGCTGCAACAGTACCAGAACGAGCTGCGGGCTTACCTGGGCGAGCGTGCCGGGGTGTTTGTGAGCAAGCCGTATTTTCTCGAGGTCATGGCACCCGGTGCTGACAAGGGGCACGGACTGGCTTTCCTGGCGGAACGCCTCGGGATAGACCGGGAGCAGGTGATGGCGGTTGGCGACGCGGCCAATGATCTGGGGATGCTGCGATGGGCCGGCACGGCGGTCGCTATGTCCAATGCGGTCCCGGAGGTGCTGGAGACAGCGGATTATGTCACCGAACGCGACAATCACCACGCCGGGGTGGCGCATATCCTGCAGCAGCTGGTGCTGATCTGAACCTGCATTTTTTTCTTCATCACAGCCTGTTCTGGCCGCTTCTCTCTGTCAGGAGCGGCTGTTGCGCTCGTCCTCGATCTCCTGCATCGCACGCATAGCATCGAACATATTGGGTACGCGGTTTCCGAAGGGGGTAGGCGGGCGCTTGGGCTGCGCGGGGGTCCGGTTGCGGTTTATACTCATCTCCTCGGGCTCCTGAATGCGAACCTCGCGATATCGCTGCGGTGGTGCCGGCGGGCTGGGAACGCCGCGCAGGGTGGTCAGCACGTCATAGACCTCCTCGAGGTCCGCGGCTATTTCGCATACGGTGTACCGATAATAACTGTCGCCGCTTTCCAGCAGTTCCTGCATGTCACGATTCTGCAGTTCACTGCCGTCGGACTCCAGTCGCAGTACATTCCGCAGGCCGCCATACCATGCCCGCCCCATTTTCAGCATTCGCGGGATGCGGGAGTTCTCCAGGTAGTACAGTTCCCAGATGCCCGGCAGCGAGGGTACGCGCGAGTTGATGGTGTGGCGTGATACCGGTTCCAGTACCGACCACTGGATATGATAAAAGGCCCGTTCCCGATGCACCTGCTTGGTTATGTGCGGCGGGGCAGGGACGCTGTTTGCGTGAAACATGAAAACCTCCGGCGGGCCGATCAAGCTGATTGGTCAGAACCGCTGGCGAATAGAGAGCCTGCGTACCGTGTTCTGCAGATCGCGGATCTGCTTCTTCTGAGCCGTCAGGATCTCGATAAACTCCTCGGCATTGGCCTGTGAGTTCTGACTGCCCTGACCTTGCTCCTGCTGCAGCTGGGCCAGATCGGTTGCCGACTCTATCTGCATCAGTTCGTAGGAGTCTTTGTACATATCCTTTTCCAGCGGCAAGGTCGGAAATTCCGGTGACTGGACGATCTTCTGGGCAATCCGGTCGACCTCGTAGGCCAGCAGACAGTCAGGGATAGCTGCGGTGATCGGGGCATGGGCGCGATGGGATCCTGCCAGGTGATCATCATGGATCATGAAGCCCAGGGCCGTCAGATCCACGCTGAGGTTTTTGTCGACAAGATCCCGCAGGCTTTCGGCGATATTCAGGTCGTCGCCGCTGCGCACCAGGTTGAGTACCAGCGATGGCTGCATCAGGCGGACATAGCGACCGGCTTTCTGGGCCTGTTTGAGGTCAAGCTGCTCCATGCCCTCGATTACCGAGGCAATAGTAACCGGATTTCCAGGGCGCCGCTCCTTGATGGATTTTCGCAGAAAACGCTCTACCTCGGATTCCCCGGAGAATGCACGCATCAGGAAACGGAACACCGTGTTCTTCATGAAGCTGTAAGCGTTCAGTACCGCCCCGACATGGGGTGAGGTTACGATAATTCCGGAGTTAGAGATCAGGAAGAAGTCGACCACATTATTGTTGGCACCAGAGCCAAGGTCGAGCAGGATGTAGTCGGCATCCAGTTTCTCGATGTTGGCTATCAGGCTCTTTTTCTGGGCAAATCCGATGTTCGGGGTATTGGCGACCAGGACATCCCCGGGAATAAACCGCAGGTTGGCATACGGAGTAGGGCTGACCAGATCCTCGAAATTCAGACGCCGGTCTGACAGGAAGTTACCGACTCCTGAGTGCCGGTTCTTGATCCCCAGTGCGGAATGCAGATTGGAGCCGCCAAGGTCCAGGTCGATAATAATGGTGTCATGACCCAGCTGTCCCAGGCGTACCCCGAGGTTGGCACAGAGCTCGGTCTTCCCGACACCGCCTTTGCCGCCTGCAATCGGAATTATCTTGTTTCTTCGCCGTTGTGTTATAACCATTTCTCCACCTGTACGCACTATACTACCCGAATTTTGGGGAAAACACCAGCATTCGTCAATATTGTTGCTGACAGTGGATATT comes from the Spirochaeta africana DSM 8902 genome and includes:
- a CDS encoding methyl-accepting chemotaxis protein, encoding MAKKHLNLYKDFRFRVALTVILVVLATLVFQNTLLLYPPFAMMDLPNFSAVFLNMLVTLMAVAVPVIAVLAFIVTRTLQPLHAAVAALTAGKDLDESAYFAARRSVASLWRNVFFANLAGYFLAWIVGVIFDLTSVLNVHGVLQLLFVLSIAALAAMLQHSIILMLIARPRALLRIYSIDTRRDVRGMSITTRSVQQMRIIAAFLVMTMAFGFLQIYSIEHRFRNLMTRTATGEISLQQAEDMYYQSLSRIPGFEVARGDFNIIEYRPQADRFTLILVGYILLLSLLAGGIHYLASRAMLGQLLLIRRKLQQLVQGDAELSRKIEIIEFDEVGDIVSYLNEFMGQVRELLETIVSASRQAADSSSTLQGVIHKTGDATSRMVAAVEQVSSNADEQMKSVQSTGDDIRGILSSLETISNQVTTQASFVEQTSSSVNEMAASIDSVTQAAQKTNTVSEELTRVAHEGSDAVKRAIEAIREIEGSSQQINEIVTVISKIAAQTNMLAMNAAIEAAHAGDAGRGFAVVAEEVRNLAENSSKSAKGITSQIKSMLERIENGVALSENAGVSLDRISQDIEQTNSLVAEISLATKEQNAGTTEILQSITSLVESTQTISEVVGTQRQRSEAMKQSVTELIQAFSEIQTATNRQAQDNTEIASSVEYMQKIAAENEDVVGRLRSVLERYSLQFEATD
- a CDS encoding HU family DNA-binding protein yields the protein MEQFTDLPPRIQKHLRGITESSGLPPGEDSLQLLTRNWIEKRQLFSAQIASLDMIELPEVAANDPRAVLLLTWSGSLISLETPDADGGRGFEYASIKLRHDVPGLTTAAGVEIDGNLTVDQVAVFSGAPISRSSEILHIASFPPDLAASEQNRRLREAVLFLTNGFAKLNRALTQVSSELDHFTTQNMVQFIAKRRGLTQAQTREIINDYVAMVRAGMLMGERVPVGSLGRAFLQQQAARKPYMGRNPATGEDLLIPAKPPTMVPKFSYSSAVKSAAERIHVPEEDASEDTTI
- a CDS encoding MFS transporter, with the translated sequence MQKQHAIPITLFFLAGAMFAGVSGNESFNLLPKHFALQGIHPAVTGFIMSFTGIGGIVVLPFLAFFVDHFRAKDILTVAVLLNILVPLIYFLPVPAAELYAVPRALQGSLFGIMMVGFNAALGHSLPPGNRSRGFALFGLMGQAGGLTAIAVGELIFDAGGLSRLYLFSFLLFSCSLLLVRLFPEEKHQQHATDPRLRDFVEVLGRRSMLPPLFWIFILGSGFGTMLAFLPDLVLERNLAMVRPFYIAYPITVAAIRISLSQYFDRFPLYRVLLLPVAMIPLSMLAVNAAQSIVLLAVAGICYGIAHGVMFPTLMGHLMDRSPVHFRGRMSLVFNLMFSFGLFVAGNIGRLFIDESVQGAFTGMAVISSLGLLLLLGVWLRAACTETGDRV
- a CDS encoding Cof-type HAD-IIB family hydrolase, whose protein sequence is MNIRMIALDLDDTLLDHDQLISVENHDALVAAEQRGIRIVLASGRSPFGMQPYLAQLELHQREGYAVSFNGAIVMRSDTGQQLLYEGLPPDVAHDVMDWAQQRGAIIQTYHNDTIYITGENAHTHIDSSLTGMKQVVAEPGKLLDLQPIKYVFPGEPELLQQYQNELRAYLGERAGVFVSKPYFLEVMAPGADKGHGLAFLAERLGIDREQVMAVGDAANDLGMLRWAGTAVAMSNAVPEVLETADYVTERDNHHAGVAHILQQLVLI
- a CDS encoding AAA family ATPase — its product is MVITQRRRNKIIPIAGGKGGVGKTELCANLGVRLGQLGHDTIIIDLDLGGSNLHSALGIKNRHSGVGNFLSDRRLNFEDLVSPTPYANLRFIPGDVLVANTPNIGFAQKKSLIANIEKLDADYILLDLGSGANNNVVDFFLISNSGIIVTSPHVGAVLNAYSFMKNTVFRFLMRAFSGESEVERFLRKSIKERRPGNPVTIASVIEGMEQLDLKQAQKAGRYVRLMQPSLVLNLVRSGDDLNIAESLRDLVDKNLSVDLTALGFMIHDDHLAGSHRAHAPITAAIPDCLLAYEVDRIAQKIVQSPEFPTLPLEKDMYKDSYELMQIESATDLAQLQQEQGQGSQNSQANAEEFIEILTAQKKQIRDLQNTVRRLSIRQRF